The following are encoded in a window of Gemmatimonadota bacterium genomic DNA:
- a CDS encoding AI-2E family transporter: protein MNEPSSGGLGTAQILRIVIFLGLIVVMVWLLYTIRSTLVPFFIAFVLSYFLMPVVDFLESHRLNRLIAVVVVLLAVFAIVVIPLIVVAPMIVRGTEDMVKSIIGEQGTWYCVVENTGDDVVKIDRFESELEDFKVDGLPLELTPGGGDAESAVPQANPKVVGGRDTLRVVFSPQADELRQASLRLYGSSGSREDSIVLTLRGNMEDVSSVSDTMASVQFGTSKILISATKHAFGKYKPSSLMAFKSVYETSFLPWLKSAQTYLEEILPMLKGRDWEEEILPMLKGRDWIQAANQYLQNVVTILLKETPGLVGQLLSGLTLFIIVPFALFFFLAEGRTIKRAIIEQVPNRYFELILNLLHRIDRQLGSYMRGMVLSVIIVSILSSTGLYIIGLEHFLVIGLLAGLANVIPYMGPAIGIIAGVVAAVLQYSALSFGVVIPVIIVFAIVQLVDNVFVAPMVVGRSVNLHPLLVIFAVFVGSELFGAVGMLLAVPTTAVIKVSVRTIYEGWRSYSV, encoded by the coding sequence ATGAATGAACCCTCTTCTGGCGGCCTGGGCACTGCTCAGATTTTGCGTATTGTGATTTTTTTGGGCCTCATCGTTGTGATGGTCTGGTTGCTATATACTATTCGAAGTACGCTGGTCCCTTTTTTTATTGCATTTGTGCTGTCGTATTTTCTCATGCCCGTGGTTGATTTTCTCGAATCGCACCGCTTAAATCGTCTTATCGCCGTGGTTGTCGTCTTGCTGGCTGTTTTTGCAATTGTGGTCATTCCGCTTATTGTGGTCGCGCCTATGATTGTGCGCGGTACAGAGGATATGGTCAAGAGCATTATTGGTGAGCAGGGCACATGGTACTGTGTGGTGGAAAATACGGGCGATGATGTGGTGAAGATTGATCGGTTTGAGAGCGAACTAGAAGATTTTAAGGTCGATGGCTTGCCCCTGGAATTGACACCCGGTGGGGGAGACGCAGAATCCGCTGTCCCACAGGCCAACCCAAAAGTGGTCGGTGGGCGAGACACACTGCGCGTGGTATTTTCTCCACAAGCGGATGAACTGCGCCAGGCGTCTTTGAGGTTGTACGGTTCGTCTGGCAGCCGGGAAGATTCTATTGTGTTGACGCTTAGAGGGAATATGGAGGATGTGTCATCGGTTTCGGATACAATGGCTTCGGTTCAATTTGGCACATCTAAAATTTTAATCTCGGCGACAAAACATGCGTTTGGCAAATACAAGCCCAGTTCTTTGATGGCATTCAAGTCAGTTTATGAAACTTCATTCCTGCCGTGGCTGAAATCAGCTCAGACCTATCTCGAAGAAATTTTGCCAATGCTCAAGGGCCGCGATTGGGAGGAAGAAATTTTACCAATGCTCAAGGGCCGCGATTGGATACAGGCCGCGAATCAGTACCTGCAAAACGTCGTGACAATTTTGCTTAAGGAAACTCCCGGATTGGTCGGGCAATTGCTATCGGGGCTTACCTTGTTCATCATTGTGCCTTTTGCTTTATTCTTTTTTTTAGCAGAGGGCAGAACGATCAAGCGTGCGATTATCGAGCAGGTGCCAAATCGATATTTTGAACTGATATTAAATCTGTTGCATCGCATTGACAGGCAATTGGGGAGCTATATGCGCGGTATGGTGTTATCTGTAATAATTGTTTCGATTCTGTCAAGCACCGGACTTTATATCATTGGTCTGGAACATTTTTTGGTGATTGGTCTTCTCGCTGGTTTGGCCAATGTAATTCCCTATATGGGACCTGCGATTGGGATTATTGCCGGTGTTGTTGCCGCTGTATTGCAATATTCTGCGCTGAGTTTTGGTGTGGTTATTCCAGTGATTATAGTGTTTGCGATCGTTCAGCTCGTAGATAATGTTTTTGTCGCTCCTATGGTGGTTGGGCGCAGTGTTAATTTGCATCCTCTGCTCGTCATTTTTGCGGTGTTCGTTGGCAGCGAGTTGTTTGGCGCAGTTGGCATGTTATTGGCCGTGCCCACAACAGCGGTGATTAAAGTATCTGTGCGGACGATTTATGAGGGGTGGCGGAGTTATTCGGTGTAA
- the recO gene encoding DNA repair protein RecO — protein sequence MICQTDGLVLRGFRMSESSKVVVLFSRDYGKLRLVAKGARRPKSKFGASLEPMTWGHYVFYRQDNRELQILSEGDIAHAFEPVKQHYGRMAAGSAICEFLDYITEDEDRNPLLFSIVLEAMQWVGSIAEIALDVPVWYFQIRAASAVGYRPHMSGCVQCGARLQGHRLGFSPGLGGTLCDNHAGAGMRVRFETINFMAHLQVGRPDRIDLSLLRGVNRAEVTRILRAFFDQHIESRYRPKALDFFERLRAAEPAVPYRAEI from the coding sequence GTGATTTGTCAGACCGATGGGTTGGTGTTGCGCGGTTTTCGCATGAGTGAAAGCAGCAAGGTTGTGGTGCTGTTTTCTCGCGATTACGGGAAGTTGCGTCTGGTAGCCAAAGGCGCGCGACGACCCAAAAGCAAATTTGGCGCGAGTCTTGAACCGATGACGTGGGGGCATTATGTTTTTTATCGACAGGATAATCGAGAGTTGCAAATATTGAGCGAAGGCGATATTGCACACGCTTTTGAACCGGTAAAACAACACTATGGTCGGATGGCAGCCGGAAGCGCGATATGCGAATTTCTGGATTATATTACAGAGGATGAAGACCGCAATCCACTTTTGTTTAGTATTGTACTTGAAGCGATGCAATGGGTGGGGAGCATTGCTGAAATAGCGCTGGATGTACCGGTGTGGTATTTCCAAATTCGCGCTGCGAGTGCGGTGGGGTATCGCCCCCATATGAGTGGGTGTGTTCAATGTGGTGCTCGTCTCCAGGGACACCGTCTGGGGTTCAGCCCCGGCCTGGGCGGCACTCTGTGTGACAATCATGCAGGGGCGGGCATGCGCGTGCGGTTCGAGACGATAAATTTTATGGCGCATCTACAAGTGGGGCGTCCCGACCGCATTGATCTTTCCCTCTTGCGGGGTGTAAACCGCGCAGAGGTGACGCGAATATTGCGCGCGTTTTTTGATCAACACATCGAATCGCGCTATCGTCCAAAGGCGCTGGATTTTTTTGAACGCTTAAGGGCAGCAGAGCCTGCGGTGCCTTATCGCGCAGAGATATAG
- a CDS encoding valine--tRNA ligase yields the protein MKNKALERAYDPKDIEKTWYDFWHRKGYFRPEFRATGPAYTVTIPPPNVTGELHMGHALQHAIHDAVIRYKRMRGFRTLCLPGTDHAGIGTQMKVEQEIWENEKKTRREIGRRDLLRRIWAWREKYGSTILRQLRELGCSYDWSRERFTMDEEYVRAVLETFVRFYEKGWIYRGKRMVNWCPQCGTVISDLEVEEREVHSHLWHIRYKGIDDAPDVVVATTRPETMLGDTGVAVHPSDARWRNAVGKMVMLPLMDRPISIVADDYADPEMGSGAVKVTPGHDPNDYEIGQRHDLPEIAVIGLNGEMTENAGAYVGQDRYACRKAVVEALDELGLMEKIEDYTHAVPHHDRCGTVIEPMPMEQWFVAMRDLADLILPLMREKKIDYVPDRFREYSIEWLENIRDWCISRQLWWGHRIPVWTCENCSAVIVNAEPPELCTKCGSQQLTQDPDVLDTWFSSALWPFATLGWPEDTEDLKLFHPTDLMITGRDILYLWVIRMIMTAVEFVGEIPFRTVLVHPTVQTRDGKRMSKSLGTGIDPRELIDRYGADATRLSLLYQCGSSQDIRFDADVKDNKLQDSPIAEMCRNFCNKIWNAARFVQMNLDDRDIRDVALQTVPEPITDLSDRWILSLYNRTVLQVTEALEAYRFDEAARALYDFVWSAYCDWYVEMAKVRLYGDDQSARQTAQSVLCVVFEGTLRLLHPVAPFISEALWQTFPREGEALIAAPWPKCDKTQFDKAAEREMALMRDVVGAVRHIRGTMRIPPGKLVDVVCKTDSEEARAILTSVKGYMKALGRVENLTLGAALERPAASASAVVGDVEIFVPLAGVIDLTVERQRLEKEIGGLEKALSGLEKKLSNAGFLNNAPAEVVAKEREREREYRDTLSKLRENFAVLSEGD from the coding sequence ATGAAGAATAAAGCTTTGGAGCGTGCCTACGATCCAAAAGATATTGAAAAGACGTGGTATGATTTTTGGCACAGGAAGGGATATTTTCGCCCGGAGTTTCGCGCGACAGGTCCTGCCTATACGGTGACGATTCCTCCGCCCAATGTGACGGGGGAGTTGCACATGGGACACGCGCTACAGCACGCGATTCACGACGCGGTGATTCGGTATAAGCGGATGCGGGGATTTCGCACGCTGTGTTTGCCCGGTACAGATCACGCGGGTATTGGCACGCAGATGAAGGTGGAGCAAGAGATCTGGGAGAACGAAAAAAAGACGCGCCGCGAAATTGGGCGCAGAGACTTGTTGAGACGGATATGGGCCTGGCGGGAAAAATACGGCAGCACAATTTTGCGACAATTGCGCGAGTTGGGCTGTAGTTATGACTGGTCGCGCGAGCGATTTACAATGGATGAGGAGTACGTGCGGGCAGTGTTGGAAACATTTGTGCGTTTTTACGAGAAGGGCTGGATTTATCGGGGCAAACGCATGGTGAACTGGTGCCCGCAGTGTGGCACTGTGATTTCCGATCTCGAGGTGGAAGAAAGAGAGGTCCATAGCCACCTGTGGCATATTCGGTACAAAGGAATAGATGACGCGCCCGATGTGGTTGTGGCGACAACGCGTCCAGAAACCATGCTGGGTGATACCGGGGTGGCGGTACATCCATCCGATGCGCGATGGCGCAATGCCGTGGGTAAAATGGTGATGTTGCCGCTTATGGACCGCCCCATTTCCATTGTGGCAGATGACTATGCCGATCCGGAAATGGGGAGTGGTGCGGTGAAGGTGACGCCGGGACACGATCCCAATGATTATGAGATAGGGCAGCGTCACGATTTGCCCGAAATTGCGGTTATTGGTCTGAATGGCGAGATGACGGAGAATGCGGGTGCTTATGTTGGGCAGGACCGGTATGCGTGTCGCAAGGCGGTGGTTGAGGCACTCGACGAGCTGGGGTTGATGGAAAAAATTGAGGATTATACCCACGCGGTGCCCCATCACGACCGCTGTGGCACGGTGATTGAGCCGATGCCTATGGAGCAGTGGTTTGTGGCGATGCGCGATTTGGCCGATTTAATTTTGCCCCTGATGCGAGAAAAAAAGATCGATTATGTGCCGGATCGGTTTCGAGAATATTCGATTGAATGGCTGGAGAATATCCGCGACTGGTGTATTTCGAGGCAATTGTGGTGGGGACACCGCATTCCGGTGTGGACGTGTGAAAATTGTAGTGCGGTGATTGTGAATGCAGAGCCGCCCGAATTGTGTACAAAGTGTGGTAGTCAGCAGTTGACGCAAGACCCAGATGTGCTCGATACGTGGTTTTCCTCGGCGCTGTGGCCTTTTGCAACGCTGGGTTGGCCCGAAGATACGGAGGATTTGAAGCTGTTTCATCCGACGGATTTGATGATTACGGGACGGGATATTTTGTATCTGTGGGTGATTCGGATGATTATGACAGCTGTTGAATTTGTGGGCGAGATTCCGTTTCGGACGGTGCTGGTTCATCCCACGGTGCAAACGCGCGATGGCAAGCGCATGAGCAAGTCGTTGGGTACGGGGATTGATCCGCGCGAATTGATTGACCGCTATGGCGCAGATGCCACGCGCCTATCGCTTTTGTACCAATGCGGCAGTTCGCAGGATATTCGGTTTGATGCCGATGTGAAGGACAATAAGTTGCAAGATTCGCCCATTGCGGAAATGTGCCGCAATTTTTGCAACAAAATTTGGAATGCCGCGCGGTTTGTACAAATGAATCTGGACGATCGCGACATACGCGATGTGGCATTGCAGACGGTCCCCGAGCCGATTACGGACCTTTCTGATCGGTGGATTTTGAGTTTGTACAATCGCACGGTGTTACAGGTTACAGAGGCTTTGGAGGCGTATCGCTTTGACGAGGCGGCGCGCGCGTTGTACGATTTTGTGTGGAGCGCGTATTGCGATTGGTATGTGGAGATGGCGAAAGTGCGCCTGTATGGCGATGATCAAAGCGCCCGTCAAACCGCGCAGTCGGTTTTGTGTGTCGTGTTTGAAGGCACGCTGCGCCTGTTGCATCCCGTTGCGCCTTTTATTTCAGAGGCGTTGTGGCAGACCTTTCCACGAGAAGGCGAGGCTCTTATTGCCGCGCCCTGGCCCAAATGCGACAAAACGCAATTTGATAAAGCGGCGGAGCGAGAAATGGCTTTGATGCGGGATGTGGTGGGTGCTGTGCGCCATATTCGAGGTACAATGCGTATTCCGCCGGGCAAGCTCGTGGATGTGGTGTGTAAGACGGATTCAGAGGAGGCACGTGCGATTTTGACGTCTGTTAAGGGCTATATGAAGGCGTTGGGGCGCGTTGAAAATTTGACCCTTGGCGCGGCTTTAGAACGCCCGGCAGCGTCTGCGAGTGCTGTGGTTGGTGATGTGGAAATTTTTGTGCCTTTGGCCGGCGTGATTGATCTCACTGTGGAACGTCAGAGGTTGGAGAAGGAGATTGGCGGATTGGAAAAGGCGTTGAGCGGATTGGAGAAGAAGTTGAGCAATGCGGGTTTTTTGAATAATGCCCCCGCAGAGGTCGTGGCAAAAGAGCGCGAGCGCGAGCGCGAGTATCGGGATACACTGTCGAAGTTGCGGGAAAATTTTGCGGTGCTTTCAGAGGGAGATTAA
- the proB gene encoding glutamate 5-kinase — protein sequence MSGTKEHEIDRKALFADIQRVVVKLGTRVVTAHGNTLNLAVIDRLAADAARLRDRGLQVAIVTSGAVGAGMGQLELNNRPRRLADLQATAAVGQGLVMDAYKRAFEAHGILVGQVLLTSDDLDNRTRYVNARNTLDQLFRYGVVPVVNENDSVAVEELQLSVGENDRLSAMVSHLVDADMLVLLTDVDGLFSSDPSKDPNAQLVRSVHGMPEELYATVGSSGSALGRGGMRTKLRAAEAVMQGGQMAVIANGCINGLLEILDGADCGTLFVADNRSLNSRDLWLAHSRKRGGVVVDDGAVVALSDGGKSLLPSGIIRVIGDFEVGELIGVESKQRVEVARGLTRFDADDVRRIRGKKTPEVAEILGINNGAVVIHRDDMVVLNRR from the coding sequence ATGAGTGGGACAAAAGAACACGAAATTGATCGCAAAGCCTTATTCGCCGATATACAGCGGGTAGTGGTAAAATTGGGTACGCGGGTGGTGACGGCACATGGCAACACACTGAATCTCGCGGTGATTGACCGTCTGGCTGCCGATGCGGCGCGTTTGAGAGATCGCGGTTTACAGGTGGCAATTGTGACATCCGGAGCCGTTGGTGCTGGCATGGGGCAATTGGAGTTGAATAATCGGCCGAGGCGCTTGGCTGATTTGCAAGCTACGGCTGCGGTGGGGCAGGGATTGGTGATGGATGCTTACAAAAGGGCATTTGAAGCACACGGTATTTTGGTGGGGCAGGTGCTGTTGACATCGGATGATCTGGACAATCGCACGCGATATGTGAATGCGCGCAATACATTGGACCAATTGTTTCGGTATGGTGTTGTGCCTGTTGTCAATGAGAACGACAGCGTGGCGGTGGAAGAATTGCAATTGTCTGTGGGCGAAAATGACCGCCTGTCCGCAATGGTGTCGCATCTGGTGGATGCGGACATGCTGGTGTTGTTGACCGATGTCGATGGGTTGTTTTCAAGTGATCCCTCAAAAGACCCAAACGCGCAACTGGTTCGGTCTGTGCATGGGATGCCCGAAGAACTCTACGCAACTGTGGGGTCTTCGGGGAGTGCGCTGGGACGTGGGGGAATGCGCACAAAACTCAGGGCAGCCGAGGCCGTGATGCAAGGTGGGCAGATGGCAGTAATTGCAAATGGATGTATAAACGGTTTGCTCGAAATTCTGGATGGGGCAGATTGCGGCACGTTATTTGTGGCGGATAATCGCAGTTTGAACAGCAGAGATTTGTGGTTGGCGCATTCCCGAAAGCGAGGGGGTGTGGTCGTAGATGATGGCGCAGTGGTAGCTTTGAGCGATGGCGGCAAAAGTTTGTTGCCTTCGGGTATTATCCGCGTTATTGGCGATTTTGAAGTTGGTGAACTCATCGGTGTTGAATCAAAACAACGCGTCGAGGTCGCGCGCGGATTAACGAGATTTGACGCCGATGATGTGCGGCGTATTCGCGGAAAAAAAACGCCAGAAGTTGCAGAAATTCTCGGGATCAACAATGGCGCAGTGGTTATCCATCGGGATGATATGGTGGTGTTAAATCGGAGGTAG
- a CDS encoding septum formation initiator family protein, whose amino-acid sequence MRSFYRGQSTVLPENSPMLPGSARRRLNRFLIFAPVVLSLYLFFVGDSGIFQLIMRKQQIAVLKQEIETIRQQNAMLEREVKLLENNLGEIERIARERYGMVYPNESIYMVYPNPPTALESP is encoded by the coding sequence ATGCGCTCATTTTATCGAGGACAAAGTACGGTGTTGCCGGAAAACAGTCCGATGTTACCGGGAAGTGCAAGGCGACGCCTGAATAGATTTTTGATATTTGCACCCGTGGTGCTTTCCCTTTATTTGTTTTTTGTGGGAGATAGTGGGATTTTCCAGCTCATAATGCGCAAGCAGCAAATTGCCGTATTAAAACAGGAAATTGAAACTATTCGCCAGCAGAATGCGATGCTGGAACGCGAGGTGAAATTGCTGGAAAACAATTTGGGTGAAATTGAACGCATTGCTCGAGAGCGCTATGGCATGGTGTATCCCAATGAATCGATTTACATGGTCTATCCCAATCCACCAACAGCATTGGAGTCGCCGTGA
- a CDS encoding cyclic nucleotide-binding domain-containing protein — translation MNRLLQRWLEREKPLFPKLRAIPLFRELNRREMEAVVQLIEIRKYSTGDVVFEQGAPGDGVYVVLKGYVEVVQKDGEEDKKVLLAQSESGSFFGETALLKGVPRTATAVATEDTKLALFSRDALHQLAEQRPHLGVKIAIQLSRIVAERLRQTNHSLQVARDELAAKQKEDGEDES, via the coding sequence ATGAATCGACTTCTACAGCGCTGGTTGGAGCGCGAAAAGCCATTATTTCCCAAATTGCGCGCCATTCCACTGTTTCGGGAACTGAACCGCCGAGAGATGGAGGCAGTGGTGCAACTTATAGAAATTCGCAAATATTCAACAGGCGATGTTGTTTTTGAACAGGGTGCACCGGGAGACGGCGTTTACGTGGTGTTAAAAGGGTATGTAGAGGTAGTTCAGAAGGATGGCGAAGAGGACAAGAAAGTGCTGCTTGCCCAATCTGAATCCGGTTCCTTTTTTGGTGAAACAGCACTTTTGAAAGGTGTGCCGAGAACAGCGACAGCAGTGGCGACAGAAGATACCAAATTGGCACTTTTCTCACGAGACGCACTGCACCAGTTGGCGGAACAGCGACCGCATCTGGGGGTAAAAATTGCCATTCAACTTTCGCGGATTGTCGCGGAGCGATTGCGGCAAACCAATCACAGTTTGCAGGTGGCCCGAGATGAACTGGCGGCAAAACAAAAAGAGGACGGAGAAGACGAGTCATGA